ACAGCGCCCTCAACGCTGCGCCGTTGGCCTGGCTTGGCTACCCACGCTCGCTGCGTCTTTGTCTTTCTGCACTCAATCGTATCCAGTGTGATTATAAAAGCCCTTTCCTTTGTAGGCGCGCCTGCGGCGAGGTCACACGGAACTGACCCGTACTGAGGCGGTGATTTAAAATGCGACAGTTGCCAAAGGATACCATGGCTAAGTATTCGACCGGGTCCTCGTCCGGAGGCGGTGGGACGAACTGCGAACTCTGCGGGGCCGAGAGCAACAGGCTCCGGCTCGCGACCGTTGCCGGGGCCGAACTCGAGGTCTGTCCCGACTGCGCACCGCACGACGACAACCAGCAGAAGTCGAGTTCGCGGAACCAGCAACGCAGTTCCCAGGACAGCGGTGGAAGCGCCTCGAGCGACGGTCCCAGCCGCAAGCAGAAGGCGGCCCAGAACGTCGCCAAGGCGAACCCGGTCTGGGACGGTGACTCCGAACACTGGGAGAAAGAGGGGACCAACTACGACGACGACCCGCTCCCGTATCTCGTCTCGAACTACGGCGAGAAGCTGGTCGAAGCGCGCCAGGAGGCCGGGCTCCAGCGCGACGAACTCGCCGACGAACTCGGCGCACGCGAGAAAGAGTTGCTCGCGGTCGAACAGGGACGGGCGACGCAGGCCGGGGTCGGCGGCGGACTGATCGAGGCGCTCGAGGAGCGCTTGGATGTAACGCTCGCGGAGTGACGAGATCGACCGCGGCTGATGACACGACCGCCGGCGCGCCCCGATCGAACGCGACGCGGGCGGGCGATGCTCGGCAAGCAGACTTTTCATGGCGGACGACGGAGTTCACCCAATGACCGGGCAACGGGCGGCTCGAGAGCCGTACACGACGCGGTTCGAAACCGAGGTGACGTCGATCGACGGGCGTGAGGTCTGGCTCGAGACGAGTTACTTCTACGGTGAGAGCGGCGGCCAGCCGGCCGATCGCGGCACGATCGGCGGCATCGAGGTCGCGAACGTTCGGTACGACGACGGCGAACACGTCCACGTCCTCGCCGAGGAGCCGTCGTTCCGGGTCGGCAACCGCGTGCTCTGCTCGATCGACTGGTCGTTTCGGATGTACTGCATGCGTGCCCACACTGCCAGTCACGTGCTCTACGGCGCCGGCAGACGGCTTCTCGAGGACCTCGGCTACGGCGGCTTCGACATCAGCGAGGAGAAGGTCCGGGTCGACCTCGAGACGAGCACGGAACTCGACGACGAGACGCTGCTCGAACTGGATACGCTGGTCAATCGGGTAGTCTGGGAATCGCGGCCGGTGACGTGGGATGATATCCCCGTCGCGGACGCGCGAGAGCGCGAGGATATCGCGTTCAACGAGGCAACCGAGGAGGGTGCCTTCCGGAGGGGACGCCTCCGGATCGTGACGATCGGAAGCGAGGACGACAACGGAACCACCAACGGACTCGTTCGCAGGGATGGCGGCTCGAGCGACCCGTGGGACGTCGCGGCCTGTGGCGGAACCCACGTCCGCAACACGCGGGAGGTCGGCCCCGTGACCGTTCTCGGCCGGTCGAACCCCGGTAAGGGGCTGACGCGAGTCGAACTCGCGGTCGGCCCGCGCGCGATCGATCGCCGCGAAACGG
Above is a window of Natronorubrum tibetense GA33 DNA encoding:
- a CDS encoding alanyl-tRNA editing protein — its product is MTGQRAAREPYTTRFETEVTSIDGREVWLETSYFYGESGGQPADRGTIGGIEVANVRYDDGEHVHVLAEEPSFRVGNRVLCSIDWSFRMYCMRAHTASHVLYGAGRRLLEDLGYGGFDISEEKVRVDLETSTELDDETLLELDTLVNRVVWESRPVTWDDIPVADAREREDIAFNEATEEGAFRRGRLRIVTIGSEDDNGTTNGLVRRDGGSSDPWDVAACGGTHVRNTREVGPVTVLGRSNPGKGLTRVELAVGPRAIDRRETEKRVALSSRRALGVSLEDVGDELERLEGERDELAAEVRSLRRELVETDLERAEPFERDGLKWVATTVAAVDVNEAGEIASGAADDLADIIVIAGDAGSPYAVVATSGSHSAEAVIDDLTDEFGGGGGGSATLAKAGGFDATPAEVVASLTE
- a CDS encoding helix-turn-helix domain-containing protein — protein: MAKYSTGSSSGGGGTNCELCGAESNRLRLATVAGAELEVCPDCAPHDDNQQKSSSRNQQRSSQDSGGSASSDGPSRKQKAAQNVAKANPVWDGDSEHWEKEGTNYDDDPLPYLVSNYGEKLVEARQEAGLQRDELADELGAREKELLAVEQGRATQAGVGGGLIEALEERLDVTLAE